The nucleotide sequence TCGCTCGGAATGAGCTCGATTTTGAACGTGTCTCCCCGATACAAGTCCTTTATCGAAATGCGAAAACGAGCAGCTTTCCTCGGCATGCTCCTGAAACGCAAAAAACACCCCGAAGCTTTCACAAAATATCCGTCCCCAAGCAGATAGGGAGAAGAGGAGTAAAAAACCCGCCGCTATCGTATCTCCTCGAATCAGCGACATTCGAAACGGTATTCAGATCTTAAAAAATGCCCCTCCAATCCCCGAAGCCACGAGCCTTATTCGATTTACCAACGTTCCCGGTAAAAACAAATGTAGGCTAATAACACTGTTCGGTGAAAGCAGATATGCGAGTTACGCGAATCCTTATTCCACTATTTGCACTGCTCCTCTCTAGCTGCATGACCACACGTGTCGCCCAGGTCTTCCGGACTGCGACTCCTGAAGATGTGCGTTCAATTTCACCGAAGATTGAATCACTCGATTCCGCACTTCGAAATACCGACGGACTTGTGCGACGAGATACTTCGTCCGATGACTGGTATTTCTCATACTTTGGACCAGCAAGGTCACGATTCATGGGAGTGAGTATTTCGTGCTTTGATCGGCGAGACCACGGCATTGAGATTGTGATCAGTTATGATCCTGCGATTTCTCACGATGCGCCGGCCATTGCTGAGCTACGGAGTATTATGGCACGCGTTTTGGGAGAAAATCTCATGGGATCACTTATTCGGGAGAAGCGCTCGACGCCATTCGCAGAAACAAAAAGACCGAACCCTGAGAGTTTGGATGTCGCGGAGCCGACATCCTGACTCCTGATGAACAAGCCCCAAGCAAGGTCAGGCGTGGGTGCCTACGCCTTATGCGTTTTGTATTTCGAGCGGGTTATTGAGCGCAGAGCCGAAGCCGTCCGCCGCTGACCCGTTCGGTGTTCCTCGAAGCACGTTTCTGACTTTCTCCGGGTTGTTTTGGCGGATTTAGTCACGCGTAGTGGTGCGCTAGATACGCCGTAGCGTGATTTGCGCGCCATGCAGGCGCGCCGTCGCGTGTCCACCGCGACGAGCGGTGGATTCCTGCGTGAATAATCATTGGAGATGGCAGTCTTCATGCGGCCCGTGAGACGAACGGCGGCGAACGCGCGACGCGTGGCAGGGTGCCGACGCAGCGCAACGACTCGGCTTGGCAATGCGGGCACACCAGGTGCCACTGCACCACGTCTTCGGCCTGCTTCGGGCGCACGACGATCTCCACTTCGAGCAAGGTCTCGACGACCCGCCGTCGCCGCCACGCCGCCGGGTGCTCCCAGCCGAAGTGGCGCACACGATGGACTCCGGCGGGCAAGACGTGCTGCAAGTATCGCCGCATGAACTCACCCGCCTCCAACGTGCACTCCTTGTGCTCACCACTCGCACTGTCGCGGTAGCCGAGGCGCACCGACTGAGCATCCATGGAACGGATACGCTCGTCGCTGATGGCGGTGCGCTGCACGTAACGTGCGAGGTATTTGATCGCGGCGACCCCGGAGCCGACGTGCTGGATGTCGACCACCCACTTTTTCCGCCAGCAGGAATCGGGCACCTGCGCGTGCCACGAAGGCAACGCGGCGCGCAGCGCCGCTGCCATGCCTTGGCGAAAGCGCGCCGCGACCGGTGCAGACGGCATCAGCCACGCGGGTTTGTGGGTATGGCGCCACGCGGAACCCTCTTCAGCCAAACCACCGCCCGGCACGATGAAGTGGACATGCGGATGCAACTGCATCTGGCGTCCCCACGTGTGCAACACGCCGGTCATGCCCAGATCGGCTCCGAGGTGTTTGGGCAACGACGCGATCGATTGCAGCGCGCGGGCCGACTCGCCAAAGAGCAGGTCGATCATCACCTTCGGCTCCGCCGCGAAGATCGCGCGCAGCGGTGCGGGCAGTGTGAAGGTCACCATAAAATATGGCACCGGCAGCAAGCGGTCCCGCTGGCGCTGCGTCCATGCCGCCGTGCGGGCCCCGCCGCACCGCGGACACGAGCGGTGATGGCAGCTATGGTAGGCGAAGTCGTGCTTTGTGCAGTGGGCACAGCGATACACGCGGCCGCCCATCTCGGGCGTCCGACACCGCGCGATCGCCGCCAACGCCCGGCGCTGCGCCGGGCTGATGGCATGCGTGCACGCGTAGCCCGGGGCTTGCGCCCCGAGCCACTCGGCCAAGGCCGACACGGATTTAACTAAATGCCGTCGAGCAAACGACTCACCGCCGCGCGAGCGGCGGCTTCATTGACGGCGGTCAGATGCGTGTAAATGGCGGTCGTTTCAATGGAGGAGTGGCCCATGAACTGCGCAATCAAGCGGATGCTCACGCCCTCTTCGAGCAGGTGCGTCGCATACGAATGACGCAGCGTGTGCGGGTGGGTGCCCTTGGGCAGTTTGGCCACCGGCACGACCAACCGCAGGCAGTTTTGGATCGAACCCACGCCCATCGGTTCGGACGCGAGAGCCAGGCGCTCGCGCGCACCGGGCCCCTCGCGCCAGCCCCGACCGGTGCCAGGGAACACCCACTTCGGATGCCGGTGCGTGCGCCAGTAGGCGCGCAACTCCTCGAGCATCGATTCGGGCAGCGGCACGTAGCGCTCCTTTTGCCCCTTCGTGTGGTGCAGATGCAGTCGGCACGGCTCACGCTTGATATCGGTCACCTCTAGTGTCGTTGCTTCACGGATACGCAACCCGCACGCATAGATGAGTCGCAGGATGGTGCGAAACCGAGGTTCGGTGATCGCCGCGAACAACCGCGCCACCTCGGCGCGGGTGAGCACCGCGGGCAAGGTTTTGCGATCGGGCGAGCGCACCAGGTCGAACAGCTTCCACGGGTGGCCCAGCAACTTGCCGTAGAAGTTGCGCATGGCGCACACGGCGGTGCGCATCGTGCTGCCGCTGTAGTGGTGGACCTCCTTGAGGTGCAGCAGGTAGGCGCGAAGCTGCGCCTCGTTCAATTCGGCCGGATCGCGCTTCACGTGCTGCGCGAGTTTGCGCACGTAGCGCACATACTCCGAGCGGGTGGAGAAGGCCATGCTTCGCAGCTTGAGCATCTCATCGAAGCGCACTAACGATTGATACTGTTCGGTGACGTCACGACGGAAGTCGCGACCTTTACGGGTGGATTTGTTTTTGGACATAGCACCGCCAGTCTTGCGATTGGCGGACCAAAATACATCGTCAACCGCCGTGCGTCCCGAACGTCATACCCCTCACTCCTCACTGCGCCGCGCAGCGGCTTCGTTCAACCAGTCAGTGCAGACAAGGCCGACAAGTCGGCCTGTCTGACTTCAAACGTTCGACGGCAAGATGAAGAGCCCAGCCGCAGATCCATCGAAAGGTGTAGTGGCTATTCACCTGTCCCTGAGCCTGCTCGTCATCGGTGGGGTCATCGCGGGTTTCGCCTACATTGACCGGCACGGCTATTACATGATTTCCGCGATTCCCATATACGTGCTACTCGGCTACCTCCTGTTTCAGAGCATCTCCGTCTTTTTCCACGCGGTTCGCGCGTTGATTCAGAGATCAAAGCCATGACCAAAAGAAGAGAGTCGAACCCTGAGAGTTTGGATATCGCGGAGCCGACATCCTGACTCCTGATGAACAAGCCCCAAGCAAGGTCAGGCGCGGGTGCCTACGCCTTATGCGTTTTGTATTTCGAGCGGGTTATTGAGCGCAGAGCCGAAGCCGTCCGCCGCTGACCCGTTCGGTGTTCCTCGAAGCACGTTTCTGACTTTCTCCGGGTTGTTTTGGCGGATTTAGTCACGCGTAGTGGTGCGCTAGATACGCCGCAGCGTGATTTGCGCGCCATGCAGGCGCGCCGTCGCGTGTCCACCGCGACGAGCGGTGGATTCATGTCTGAGGAATCGTTGGTGGTGGTCTTCATGCGGCCCGTGGGACGAACGGAGGCGAACGTGCGACGCGTGGCAGGGTGCCGACGCAGCGCAACGACTCGGCTTGGCAATGCGGGCACACCAGGTGCCACTGCACCACGTCCTCGGCCTGCTTCGGGCGCACAACGATCTCCACGGCGAGCAAGGTCTCGACCACCCGTCGGCGTCGCCACGCGGCCGGGTGCTCCCAGCCGAAGTGGCGCACGCGGTGGACTCCGGTCGGCAAGACGTGCTGCAAGTATCGCCGCATGAACTCAGCCGCATCCAACGTGCATTCCTTGTGCTCACCACTCGCACTGTCGCGGTAGCCAAAGCGAACCGTCTTCGCATCCATGGTTCGGATACGTTCATCGCTGATGGCGGTGCGCTGCACGTAGCGAGCGAGGTATTTGATCGCCGCTTCGCCCGAGCCGACGTGCTGGATGTCGACCACCCACGGTTGCCGCCAGCACGAGTCGGGCACTTGCGCGTGCCTTCCAGGCAACGCAACGCGTAGCGCCGCCGCCATGCCTTGGCGGAAGCGCGCCGCGACCGGCGCAGACGGCACGAGCCACTCGGGTTTGCGGGTATGGCGCCATGCGGTTCCATCTTCAGCCAAACCACCGCCCGGCACGATGAAGTGCACGTGCGGATGCAACTGCATTTGGCGTCCCCACGTGTGCAACACGCCGGTCATGCCGAGATCGGCTCCGAGGTGTTTGGGCAACGATGCGATCGTTTGCAGCGCGCGGGCCGACTCGCCAAAGAGCAGGTCGATCATCACCTTCGGCTCCGCCGCGAAGATCGCGCGCAGCGGTGCGGGCAGTGTGAAGGTCACCATAAAATATGGCACCGGCAGCAAGCGGTCCCGCTGGCGCTGCGTCCATGCCGCCGTGCGGGCCCCGCCGCACCGCGGACACGAGCGGTGATGGCAGCTATGGTAGGCGAAGTCGTGCTTTGTGCAGTGGGCACAGCGATACACGCGGCCGCCCATCTCGGGCGTCCGACACCGCGCGATCGCCGCCAACGCCCGGCGCTGCGCCGGGCTGATGGCATGCGTGCACGCGTAGCCCGGGGCTTGCGCCCCGAGCCACTCGGCCAAGGCCGACACGGATTTAACTAAATGCCGTCGAGCAAACGACTCACCGCCGCGCGAGCGGCGGCTTCATTGACGGCGGTCAGATGCGTGTAAATGGCGGTCGTTTCAATGGAGGAGTGGCCCATGAACTGCGCAATCAAGCGGATGCTCACGCCCTCTTCGAGCAGGTGCGTCGCATACGAATGACGCAGCGTGTGCGGGTGGGTGCCCTTGGGCAGTTTGGCCACCGGCACGACCAACCGCAGGCAGTTTTGGATCGAACCCACGCCCATCGGTTCGGACGCGAGAGCCAGGCGCTCGCGCGCACCGGGCCCCTCGCGCCAGCCCCGACCGGTGCCAGGGAACACCCACTTCGGATGCCGGTGCGTGCGCCAGTAGGCGCGCAACTCCTCGAGCATCGATTCGGGCAGCGGCACGTAGCGCTCCTTTTGCCCCTTCGTGTGGTGCAGATGCAGTCGGCACGGCTCACGCTTGATATCGGTCACCTCTAGTGTCGTTGCTTCACGGATACGCAACCCGCACGCATAGATGAGTCGCAGGATGGTGCGAAACCGAGGTTCGGTGATCGCCGCGAACAACCGCGCCACCTCGGCGCGGGTGAGCACCGCGGGCAAGGTTTTGCGATCGGGCGAGCGCACCAGGTCGAACAGCTTCCACGGGTGGCCCAGCAACTTGCCGTAGAAGTTGCGCATGGCGCACACGGCGGTGCGCATCGTGCTGCCGCTGTAGTGGTGGACCTCCTTGAGGTGCAGCAGGTAGGCGCGAAGCTGCGCCTCGTTCAATTCGGCCGGATCGCGCTTCACGTGCTGCGCGAGTTTGCGCACGTAGCGCACATACTCCGAGCGGGTGGAGAAGGCCATGCTTCGCAGCTTGAGCATCTCATCGAAGCGCACTAACGATTGATACTGTTCGGTGACGTCACGACGGAAGTCGCGACCTTTACGGGTGGATTTGTTTTTGGACATAGCACCGCCAGTCTTGCGATTGGCGGACCAAAATACATCGTCAACCGCCGTGCGTCCCGAACGTCATACCCCTCACTCCTCACTGCGCCGCGCAGCGGCTTCGTTCATCAAATCGCTTGAGACAAGGACCACAAGTGGTCCTGTCTCAGCTTAGACGATGGGCAGAATATAGTGAATTCCTACCCGCCACAGTTTCGAGTCCACATCGTGCTGACGTTTGAAGAGCATGGCCCGGATCGTCGCCGTAAGTTCGGTTTCGATGAGAGCGGACATCGCAGGTTGCCGATGAGCATGGATGGAGTCGAAGGTCTGCACACAGTGGGTCTCTGGATCGAAGAGAAGGGAGCCGTTTTTCTGGAGGGCGAAGAGTTTGATGCGGATTGTCGTGTCATTTGGCCCGAGGGATTTCGAGACGTCGTGGCCCCAGGAGTGAAACTCAAGCTATGGGATGCCGGATTCTTTGCTCGCGGAGAAGTGACCGAGCGTTGTGAATCCGGATGGGAAGTTCCCGCATGAGAAGAGAGCCCATCCAGCCGCTTCAGAGAACGGCGACAAGTCGCCGCCTCTGAGCTTAGACGTTGGGCAAAATGAAAATCGTTTACGCAAAGTTCGTCGCGTCGATTGCCATCGGGCATTTCATCCTCCTCACCATCTGGGCATCCTTTCGCCTCACCGATCATGACTATGCCCATATGTTTCAGGGCAGCCCATTTCACATTGCGATGGGGTATGCTTTAATTTGGCCATCCCGGATCATTTACGAATTCGCTCCCGGTTTTTCCAGTTCACGCGCAATGCTTGCGATCATTTATTTCGCAGATGCGATTACTTATTCGATTTTAGGGTTCCTTATTGTATCGTTCATTTCTCCTTCGAAGAAAAAATCATATTTGGATGAAACATAAGCCCAACCAAGCGATGCAGAGAATTCGGGCCAGTTACGCGTTTCGGCGTATGGACACCGGTCCGCTGGATCCTCTTCTCTGATCTTAGACGTTCGACAAATACTATGATAGCTGATTTTCAATATGGTGGATTCTGGCGACGATTTGGCGCGATGTGGCTGGACGTTGTATGCCTATCCCCTCTCGTGATTTTGACCTTGTGGGGGAATTCTACCTTTCGGCTATTTCAGGCCTATTACTTCATCCCGGGACTGGTGATCAGTGCCCTTTATTCCATTTACTTGGTGAAGCGATTCGGGGGCACGCCAGGGAAGTTGATCCTCGGACTACGAATCACGAAAATGGATAGTAGCCCTGTTGGATATCGTGAAGCCATACTCCGCGAGTTGCCGAATTACCTTTTTCACATCGTGCTTTCGGTTGGCTTGGTTGCTTCGGCCCTCCACCTTACGGACGCAGAATATTTGGCTCTTGGATGGAAGGATAGGTCGATCCGGCTGAAAGATCTGACACCGGGATTTTACGGCCCAGTCCAGATTGCGCAGACCGTATGGATTTGGAGCGAGTTCTTTGTTCTGCTCACCAACGAAAAGAAGCGTGCGATTCATGATTTCATCGCTGGCACTGTAGTTATAGTAAAAGATTCGAACCAGTCAGTGCAGAGAACAGCGGCCGCTGCGCAGCCACCGCCTCTGACCTGAATCGATGGAGCAACACGCCGCTGACATGAATTCACTAAACGATCGCTCATCGGATCCTGTCGGTAGAGGCACTGTAATGATCGTGGCCATCGCGGCACTCGTCCTGGGGTGTTTGCTGACCTACGCTTCCACTCGAGTTCTTGTTCGCGTTGGTTCGCCCAAGGAATTGATGGATCCTCTCGCGTTGGTTCTTCTCTCGGTCACTGCGGCCCCCGGCATCGGACTGGTTGTGACATCTTTTATCCTATTCTTTCCAGCGAAGAGACGCAGTCTAGGGAGAATGAGACGGTTCCCCCTAGTGCTGGCAGTCTGCGCTTTTATTGTCCCGTTTTCAGTCAGTTTGGACGGTCTCTCAAACTATCCAGATGAGACATTCGCGTTCCTCGAATCGAACCCTCATTTTATTGCTGGCGGAGGCATCTGTATTGGGTTTTTGGCATTCCTTTTTATTCGAAACAGAATAAGGAAATCTCCAACCAGTCGACGCAGAGAATTCGGGCCAGTCGGCTGCCAAAACGGGACCGGCTGCCAAAACGAGGCTGCCAAAGCGGGACATGGCTGCCAAAGCGGGACATTGTTTGACTCTTGACTAGACTGCGGAGCGGGCGGCTTCACGGGGCCGCGTGGTTACGGCGTTACCAGACGAGGCAGAGCAGAGATTCGGGTTTTGTGGCTTAAGGGCGGGCCGGGAGCAAACCGGTGGCGGAGAGCCAGGCTTCGGCGCGGGCGGGCCAGGTGGTGACTTCTTCGGCGGTGCGGCGGAGGCCGTAGCCGTGTCCTCCAGTTGGATACACGTGAAGTTCCGCCGAGACTTCGACCGCGTGGAGCGCGGCGTAGTAGTGGAGGGCGTTGTCGATGCCGAGGGGGTCGTCCCCGGTCATGACGATGAAGGTCGGGGGCGTATTGACGGTGACGCCAAGTTCAGGTGCGAGTTGAGCGCGGTTGTCGGCGTCGACGAGATACGCGGGGTAGATGAGCAGGGTGAAATCGGGGCGGCTGCTGAGTTGATCGGCTGCGTCGATCGCCGGGTAGGTGCGCGCGGAATAGTTGTTGCTGGCCGAGGCGGCGAGATGAGCGCCGGCGGAGAAGCCGAGCACGCCGACTTTGGCCGGATCGATGCCCCAGTCCCTCGCGTGCGTGCGGACGAGGCCGAGGGTGCGTTGCAGGTCTTGCAGGGGAGGCTGACGATAGGGCACGTCTTCGCGGCGCGGCACGCGATATTTGAGCAGGACGGCGGTGACACCGAGCGAGTTCAGCCAGTCGCAAACTTCGGTGCCCTCAAGGTCCATGGCGAGAATCCTGTATCCGCCACCTGGGCACACGACGACAGCGGTGCCGTTGGCCAGGGAGGGCGCCGGGCGGTATACGGTGAGCGTGGGGGTGGATACGTTGCCGATCCGGGTGACACGGCGGTTGGCGGCGAGGCGTCCGTCGGGGCCGGTGGTATCGGTTTCCGGCGGGTAGGTCATGGTTTCGCCGGGCGCGGAGCCGGGCCAGACCGGGAGCGTGACGGAAGCAGGAGCGGAGGTGGATTGAGACATGAAGACAAAGGTGCCGCGTTTGTTGGCGGAAATGATGTCGGGGGTGCCGTCGGCGTTGGCGTCGGTGACGACGAGCTGCACCCCGACGCCGGAGCGGTCGTCGACGAGGTGCGGCTCATAGGTGGCGGAGCCATCGGCGGCGCGGCGGAGGAGGAAGGCGTAGATGACGGGATCGCCGTTGGGCTCGGGGTCGCCGTGGTTGCCGTGGGCCCACCAGCGTTTGCCGGTGACGATGTCGTCGAGGCCGTCGCCATCGAGGTCGGCGAGGGCGAGGGCATGGAGTTGGGAAAACTGGATGCTACCGGGGGCGGTGGAACCGTCGCGAGCGAGAATGACGTGTTCGGCAAAGGTGATGGCACCGTCGGCGGTGCGTTGTTGCTCGAACCAGGACAGACCGTAGCCGTGGGCGCGAATGGAGGTGACGACATCGGCGAGGCCGTCGCCGTTGACGTCGGTCACGAGCATTTGCGCGCCGCCTTGGTTGAACTCGAACGGATGATGTTGCCAGATGGGATCGCCGGTGAGGTCGGCGGGTTGCTCCCACCAGCCGCCGCGTTCGAGCAAGTCGGCGCGGCCGTCGCCATTGAGATCACCGAAGCCGAGGGCGTGGTTGAATTTGCCATAGTTGCCGACGGGCGTGATGGGGTGGTAGGTCCACGGGGCGGTGGGGTCGACTGGATCGAAGGTGGCGTAGCCAAAGGTTTTGTCGTGGTTGCAGATCAGGACGGGTGAGCCGGTGCCGAGCAGGTCGTCGAAGGTGGGGGACTCGTTGTCGAGACCGTCGAAAACAACGTGGGGCGTCCATGGCGTGTCGGGAGCGGCGGTGGTGGGGTTCTCATACCACGTGGCGGTTTGGCCGGGGAAGCCGAGCACGAGAATATCGGTCCAGCCGTCGCGGTTGAAGTCGTGGCCGAACGCGAAGAAGTTGTCGGAGTAGGCGAGTGGATCGAAAAGCTGGGGCGGGTAGATGGGGTGGCGCTCTTTAAATTCCGGGGCGGCATACCAGTAAGGGCCGGCGATGGCGTCGGCGTGACCGTCATTGTTGAGGTCGGCAAAGGTCGCGCCCTCGCTGAGGAACGCGCCGCTGAGTTGGTGTTTGTCGTAGTCGGGGATTCCGGCAGCGGCGAACGTTGCCGTGGCGGCGAGGCTGAGGAGGAAGCAGTGGAATTTCATCGCAGGGATTCGAGGTAAGCGACGAGGTTGCGGAGGTCGTCGACGGGAAGAATTTGACCAAGACCGTCGGGCATGAGCGAGCGTTCCATGGCGCCGTAGGAGGCGATGTTTTCGTGGCGGGTGCGGATTTCTTCGCCGGTGAATCCGGTAAGAATGATGCCCCAGCCGCGGAGGTGGCCCTGCAGGCCGACGACGCTGCCGCCGTTGTTGAGTTTGATTTCCCAGCCCTGGTATTCGGGCGAGATGTCGTCGGACGGTTGGATGATCGAGCGGATGAGTTGGCGGCGGGAAAGGGTTAGGCCGATGTTGGAGAGATCGGGACCGATGACGCTGCCGCGATTTTTGACGCGGTGGCAGGTGATGCAGAGCGCGGTGGTTTCGTGGAACACGCGTTCGCCGGCGGCGGGATCGCCGCCTGTGCCGAGCAAGGCGTTCCAATCATCGAGGGAAGTCGGGCGGACGACCGGATCAGCTGCGGGGATTAAG is from Synoicihabitans lomoniglobus and encodes:
- a CDS encoding tyrosine-type recombinase/integrase; protein product: MSKNKSTRKGRDFRRDVTEQYQSLVRFDEMLKLRSMAFSTRSEYVRYVRKLAQHVKRDPAELNEAQLRAYLLHLKEVHHYSGSTMRTAVCAMRNFYGKLLGHPWKLFDLVRSPDRKTLPAVLTRAEVARLFAAITEPRFRTILRLIYACGLRIREATTLEVTDIKREPCRLHLHHTKGQKERYVPLPESMLEELRAYWRTHRHPKWVFPGTGRGWREGPGARERLALASEPMGVGSIQNCLRLVVPVAKLPKGTHPHTLRHSYATHLLEEGVSIRLIAQFMGHSSIETTAIYTHLTAVNEAAARAAVSRLLDGI
- a CDS encoding IS91 family transposase; this encodes MSALAEWLGAQAPGYACTHAISPAQRRALAAIARCRTPEMGGRVYRCAHCTKHDFAYHSCHHRSCPRCGGARTAAWTQRQRDRLLPVPYFMVTFTLPAPLRAIFAAEPKVMIDLLFGESARALQSIASLPKHLGADLGMTGVLHTWGRQMQLHPHVHFIVPGGGLAEEGSAWRHTHKPAWLMPSAPVAARFRQGMAAALRAALPSWHAQVPDSCWRKKWVVDIQHVGSGVAAIKYLARYVQRTAISDERIRSMDAQSVRLGYRDSASGEHKECTLEAGEFMRRYLQHVLPAGVHRVRHFGWEHPAAWRRRRVVETLLEVEIVVRPKQAEDVVQWHLVCPHCQAESLRCVGTLPRVARSPPFVSRAA
- a CDS encoding FG-GAP-like repeat-containing protein is translated as MKFHCFLLSLAATATFAAAGIPDYDKHQLSGAFLSEGATFADLNNDGHADAIAGPYWYAAPEFKERHPIYPPQLFDPLAYSDNFFAFGHDFNRDGWTDILVLGFPGQTATWYENPTTAAPDTPWTPHVVFDGLDNESPTFDDLLGTGSPVLICNHDKTFGYATFDPVDPTAPWTYHPITPVGNYGKFNHALGFGDLNGDGRADLLERGGWWEQPADLTGDPIWQHHPFEFNQGGAQMLVTDVNGDGLADVVTSIRAHGYGLSWFEQQRTADGAITFAEHVILARDGSTAPGSIQFSQLHALALADLDGDGLDDIVTGKRWWAHGNHGDPEPNGDPVIYAFLLRRAADGSATYEPHLVDDRSGVGVQLVVTDANADGTPDIISANKRGTFVFMSQSTSAPASVTLPVWPGSAPGETMTYPPETDTTGPDGRLAANRRVTRIGNVSTPTLTVYRPAPSLANGTAVVVCPGGGYRILAMDLEGTEVCDWLNSLGVTAVLLKYRVPRREDVPYRQPPLQDLQRTLGLVRTHARDWGIDPAKVGVLGFSAGAHLAASASNNYSARTYPAIDAADQLSSRPDFTLLIYPAYLVDADNRAQLAPELGVTVNTPPTFIVMTGDDPLGIDNALHYYAALHAVEVSAELHVYPTGGHGYGLRRTAEEVTTWPARAEAWLSATGLLPARP
- a CDS encoding IS91 family transposase, coding for MSALAEWLGAQAPGYACTHAISPAQRRALAAIARCRTPEMGGRVYRCAHCTKHDFAYHSCHHRSCPRCGGARTAAWTQRQRDRLLPVPYFMVTFTLPAPLRAIFAAEPKVMIDLLFGESARALQTIASLPKHLGADLGMTGVLHTWGRQMQLHPHVHFIVPGGGLAEDGTAWRHTRKPEWLVPSAPVAARFRQGMAAALRVALPGRHAQVPDSCWRQPWVVDIQHVGSGEAAIKYLARYVQRTAISDERIRTMDAKTVRFGYRDSASGEHKECTLDAAEFMRRYLQHVLPTGVHRVRHFGWEHPAAWRRRRVVETLLAVEIVVRPKQAEDVVQWHLVCPHCQAESLRCVGTLPRVARSPPFVPRAA
- a CDS encoding RDD family protein is translated as MWLDVVCLSPLVILTLWGNSTFRLFQAYYFIPGLVISALYSIYLVKRFGGTPGKLILGLRITKMDSSPVGYREAILRELPNYLFHIVLSVGLVASALHLTDAEYLALGWKDRSIRLKDLTPGFYGPVQIAQTVWIWSEFFVLLTNEKKRAIHDFIAGTVVIVKDSNQSVQRTAAAAQPPPLT